The region TCTTTGTATAACTTaagatcacaaagattttctcttctcttttcttaaaaatttttattgcacaGGGTTTtcgttgcagcacgcaggctttctctaatgtgGCACAGGGCTTCTTGTGGCGGTGAACAGGCTTCTCTTGTCGCGGGCCACGGGCTTTAGGGCCGGGGGCTCGGTAGTTGTgctgcacaggcttagttgtcctgcagcatatggatcttggttccccgaccagggatggaacccgagtcccctgcattggaaggcagattctcaaccactggacctggaccgccaggaaagtttctcttctgttttcatttagATGTCTCACAATTTTAGTTTTACATTTCCACCCTCTGGATATCTCTGTCACTTGTGAAGGAGGTCATCTGCAGTTACTGTGCACACAGCTTTACTCCCTCGTTTCTCTGCTTTCGAGTCTTGTTCCTTTTCCTGCCTCTCTGCCCGCTGCGTGGAGGCCCTCAGGGCTGAGTCCAGGTGCCATTGTACTTGGCATGTGTGCTGAGCCATTGCTACTCCCCCATGCCCTTCTATCAACCCTCTGAAGAGCCTTTAGGCTGGAAAGGAGCCTCCTCTGGGGGCGCTTAGGGCTCCCTGAGCATCCTTCTCTGCCCTGGATCTGAGCCTGTaatggaagcgcagagtcttaatcactggaccacgagggaagtgcTTTCGTTTCACCAGCAGTCCCCCTGTCCTCCAGCAGGCCCGTGCCCAGGGTCCAGGTCAGTACCTGGCACCGAGGAGGGGCTCTGGGGAGGTCTGTTGTTGAAGGTGTGAGAGAACTCTTTCTGTGTGCTCCTAGCCTGAGCAGATGGGGCAACCTGGGGATGAGCAACAATGCGCACGTTGGAGATTAGATCCCAGCCCGACATCTGGGCTGGGGGGCCATGATGTTGCCCTAAGAACTTCTTCGACCTCATCTTGTGTTGCTTGCCTGtctcttgctgttgttgttgttgtttagtcactaagtcgtgtctgactcttttgcaaccccatggactgtagcccaccaggctcctctgtccatgggattttccgggcaagaatactggagtgggttgccatttccttctccagtccctTGTTTATGGCTGGTCTTTTCATTCCCTGAGCACACCAAGCTTGCTCTTGCCTCATCCTTGGATGTGGCTGACTCCTCTGCTGTTCTCTCTGTTAACACTCTTGTAATTCAGGTCGCAGGTTGAAAGCTACCTCCTTGGGATGGTTTGCCTTCCCCGACCACCCAATCCCAAGAGGTTACTTGGTCACTGGCTGCCATCCCCAGTTTTGGTTGTCTTAATGGAGCATCCATCCTCACCATCTGACACATCCATCACTTGTTTTTTTGTGGTTCATAGAAAATAGCTTCATGAAGATAGCtgggggacttcccaggttgtccagtggttacaactccatgttcccaatgcagaaggtacgagttctatccctggttggggaactacccTCATGCTGCATGCCTGGAACAGTGTCCAGCATTAATGGGGGCTCCGTTTGGAATGGTAAACCTTGAATGTTGGGTGATTTCCTACTGCAGATGAGGGCAGAGCCAGCCTCAGAAGCCAGATGTCCAGGTGGCTGGGCCAGGCATCGTCTCCTCCCTGGACTCACCCAGCCCTGCCACAGCCCAGCAGGTCTTCATGTCTGGGGGGCTCTCAGCCCATCACTCTTTGCTCCCCTCTCTGGGGAAGGAAGAGGTGCTGGCCCAGGGTCCAGCCCCAGTGGTCTAGCTGGACAGGGGCCGAGACTCACTGCCTTTTGTACAGATGGGACAGAAGTCAAGGGGAGAGACAGATATCTGAGATTACACAGAGTCGGCAGCTCTGAGgacccatttctttctctggcagTTGAAATTCACCAAATTAAAACCCAGCAAATCAGCAGGTTCCTGTTGCCCAGGGACTTGGAGACTTCCGGGCGGGTCCCAGCCTGCCCTTAGGCCCTGCCCACTCAGAACTTGGCCAGAGTGGCCAGACccagggaagggaggcaggaggacAGGGGTGTGGCCCTCCACCCCGTGACTCACTGGGGGGAGGTGGCAGTGAGGGGCCCAGACAGCGGCATCCCCTTGGCCTCGGGACTGGCACTGATTCAGGCAGGCGGTGGCGAATGGAGCTGGCTTCTCCCGCCACCATGACTCACCCCTCCCCGCCCACCTGCTCTCCAGGGAGAAACTCCCAGGCGGTTTCGGGGTTCACATAGGGAGTGACCTGCATCCTTCCCAGGATACTGCCTTGCTGGgccacagcagcttcccacccctGCAGAGGGCAGACTGGGGGCCAGCGTAGCGACTGCCCTGAGAATGGGGTCTCTTTTTCCACCCCAGCCTGGTCTTGCTGTTGGCAGGGCTGGGTTTCGGCCTGTGTGCTGAATCAAGGAAGGCTCCTGGACGCGTTGGCTGGTGGTGTTTGAGGATGGGTGATTATGGCCTTGATGATGAAATGATACTTGTCATTTGCTCTGGGTCAGCCACCGTACTCAGCATTTCCTACTCACTATTGTAGTTAATTTTCACAAGTAGGTgtaattattatccccattttagaggtGAGGGAACCGAGGCACCTGAGTAGGTGGAGTGGTTGCTTGAGGTCACTCGGCTCTCGGGAGTGGCAGGGTTGGGACTGGAAACCTCGTTTTTCTCAGGGAGCAGAGTCCAGATGCTTCCCTGATGGGTGCCCTCTTGACACATTCCCCGGGAAGGGGCCATGGCCTTGCTCTGCCCCTTCCTGCCCCTTCTTTGTCTCCTGATCCCTGGGCCCCCAGGCCCCCTGTGCACACCTATGCTGTCACTGCTGCCCCGCCGTGTGCCCAGGGCAGTGGGTACTCACGAAGTGTTTGTGAATAAATGAGCCTTTTCCCCCAAGGAATTCTGAGATGCCCCGAACGTTCTTTCTCCCCTAGCCCCCAGGTCTCCCACTGCTGCGCTTCAGAGCCAGCAGTTGATGATTAAATGGACACATGGACATATGAACCAATCATTTCTGTGCCTGAGCTGTGGAGAATTTGGAGGTGTGTTCACATCTCTGTtctgctctctagctgcagtgtgtgggctcattgcagtggcttctcttgcggagCACGAGTTCTAGGCTCCTgaacttcagtagctgcagctcccaggctcccgagcacagcctcagtagttgtggcacatgggcttagttgctccatggcaggtgggatcttccgggatcagggatcaaacccatgtctcctgcaccggcaagtggattctttaccactgggccaccaggagccCTGGCGTTTGTTCTTTCAGCTGGAGGGGCTCACTGGGGAGGCGACCTTGGCACCTGAACTGGGCCTCCCCCAGGCCTGGCAGCTCCCTGGCTGACAGGAAGTGGGACTGAGTGGCTGGGGGCCCAACTCTAGCAGGGTCTGTGCTAGGTGTTTGATTTAATCAACATAAATAGGAGTGAACATGTGAGGGGCCCTGGGCAGCCTGTGCCTGGGGACACGGAGACAGGCTGGACTTCTCTTTGCCAGGGCCGGGGAAAGGGAGACCTCTGCCAGGCTTGGCACCCTGGACTGGGGCCTCACTCTTCAATAGGCTCTGTTGGGGGAAGCGGCCCATGGAGGGGCTGGACATCAAGGGCTCCTGGGACCTCGTGCAGATGTGGGGTGCCTGGCTTGAGAGCTTCCAGGTCTAGTTCACACACTTGGGTGGGCAGGGATTGGTGTGGTCCTGTTTGGGGGGGGCGCAGTTCGGGGCCTGAGGAAACCCCCATCCTGCTGATGCCCCAGAAGAGCTGCTTGtcccctgccccagcctggaTGGAGGGGGCAAGATCAGACCTCCCATGCCCACCCCGTGCCACTCTTCCGTGAGTTACCATAGTTTTATAAAAAGGCCATACATGGGTCAAAAAATCCCCATTTATCAGTTTTATGAATTTAGCATGGAGGCCATTTCTCAGTTGTACTGTGGAGGTCATACCTGTTATCATCAGGTTGCTGTGAGggtaaaacaaaattcaacaaacaCAGCCACCCTCTTCATCCCTTGGGCCTCACAGGACTGGTGTGCATCTCCACTGGGGAGTAGGTGCCAGGTCCCAGGGTAGAGGAGATGGCTGAGTTCCTAAGAAAATAAGCAGGTGGCAAGGCAGGGGGCCAGCTCCTCCCCAGGTCCAAGCTCAGGTAGACTGTTTCACCCCTGAAGCACCTCGGGAATCGCCCGGCCGAGAAGCACCAGGTTTTTGGATGGAACCTGACCTGGGCAGGCTTTTCTCATCTTTGCCCACTCCTAAGGGTCTAGCAGCCTGAGGTGGAGAGCAGGCTGGAGGCTGAGCCGTCCCTGGGCTGCTGTTCCACCAACAGGTGTGTCCTGTTCTCACCACTATCAGCAGAGGAAGTGGGGCAGTTCCCGCTTCATGGAACCTGTTTCCAACGTGGAAAGGGCCCCGTGGGAGTGGGCAGGCTGAAGTGTCCTGTGCTGATGGGCTAGGTAGGTGATAAAGAGGGGCCCGCAACACCGTGACCCTCCAGGGCTCACGTGAGGATGGCCAATCATTTCTCAAAGCCGACAGGCATCACTCCCAACTCACCCTCTCTCACAAGGGGCCCTGGAAACAAAACAAGCAGGGAGCCAGCAGGTTATTATATATCATGCTTTtaatacaaacttaaaaaaatctgGAACAATATAAACTGTACAGATTTGAtcaatctttttgttttgtttttaaactaaatCTCTAAACACACCAATGTTCCATTCCAAAATATTGCACAACATTCTGAATACAAAATGCTTGATTGTATTCCTCCTTCACTAAAGAAAACAAGTTCATTACCCTGctcccccaagctcctctgtgtgTTGCCTCAATGCCCCCCTTCCCATCCCTAGGGGTCACACTAGAGAATCTACAGCTCACTGCATTGAGAAAAAGACATCATTCTGGACTAAAAGTTTACATTCTTTACAAGACAATCCACCTTTTGATTTGTTCCTGGGAAAGAGGGGTAGACAGAGAGAGGATGGGGAAAGGGGAGAAATAggttttattctcctctttttttattttaaagtttgtttttcctgaaaaaatatctttctctcctctttttaagaaaaaatcttgaaaagaaaaaaattacgtTTTTTTACgttagaaatatacatatattatatatacctcTTACATTTTACAAATGTAGCAAATTATTCAATACAAACGGAcaccaaaaaatgtaaaaaataaaaaaaaaaaagtcttcctacGAAACCAGGTAAATTAGTGCAGATTtcggttttgttttcttaaaaaaaaaaataaaattgaagcaaAAATGCCTAGATTTGAGACAGACACACTGAAGTGGGCCCAAGAGCCCAGCCCAGGAGTCATGCTCCTGAAcacacatttttcttcttatttcaaaAGACACTAAAGGGGTGGGTCCCCCCCTCCCTGTTGTGGTGAGAAATGAGCCGGTCGGGTGTGGCGAGTGCCTGTGTGCGTGAGCGTGGGAGGAGGGCTGGACGGGGGTGTAAGGCAGCATCCAACCTTTCCCAGAGAACAGCCTGGGCCTGTCACCTGTGCAGGAGCTGAGAGCTAGGGAGAGGGTGGCCCAGATTGGGCTGGCCCCTGAGAAGTCTAGGGGGACAGATGGTGCTGGGCTGAGGAGCCAGGGTGTTGCCCTGCTCAGGGAGGTAGAGTTGCTGCCCGCTGCagggagaggaggctggcagtGTCTGCCAGGGTGGGACCCACTGCCGCAGCAGCTGCCCATTTGGGGTCACTGGGGTGTGCCAAGGGCTTTGGGACTTTCTGGGGATGGGGCCCACGCCCACTTGCCAGAGCGTCATGGTGTGGAAAGCTAGCCCACTGGGGTCGGGTCGAAAAAAACGACTTCTCTccagcagaggtgggggtggggtgggggccacgTGCCTGTCCAGCCCATCACGTCCTCAGAGCATCAGGGCCCAGGGGGACTGGGGGTCAGGCAgtgaggggagggcaggaggTACTAAGAGGTTCCCCAGCAGGCAGAGGAAGAAATGTACTAAAACAACAACAGCCCAAAGATCAAAGTCTCAATTCAAGGTTTAAGACTGCCCACCGAAGATGCAGACCCCAAactcccatcccctcctccccaggtactcaggggagcaGTTCCCACCCTGGGCTGAGGTCACACAATAGAAGGGTCCGAGTCCAGGGACTTCTCCTCTTAGGTATCAGAGGCTGGGTGTTTCCTTAGCCCCTCACtgctaaccttttttttttttttggtcaaaaacaaacaaaagtgcaGATCCCTCCGCAGTTGGGAAACCAGTGGTTTCTGCACTGCCTTTCCCTGGGAGTGTCAGGTTCAGCCAGATTCACCCTCCATATGAACCACAGAAGGACCAACAGCCCTCCCTCAGCCCTTTCCCCAACCTCACACATAAATAACCACTTGCTGCAACCTGGAGTCACACCTAGAGACCAAGTTTCACATGGCTTGGAATCCCATACAACAGGACAGCAAACCACGCATGCATACCACCGACACtcaccccacctccctgcccaccacCGCAGGCCCAGGAGAACGGGGGCTATAGGAGAGGCCGCCTGTGCCAATGGCTGGGGCTCCAGGGCCTCAGTGACTGTCTGGGCCAGGTGAGAATGGTGTAGTGGGGCCACGGGCAGAGATGAAAGGGACACCAGACAGACTGCTAACTTCCCTGGAGTCACAGACATCAGCTCAAGGGGGGGAGGGTGTCAGGCAGCCAGCTGGCAGCTCCCTAAGGCTCAGGCCGGAGAGGGGACGGGGGCAGGGGCTGGAGTCAGACCTATTTGGGTGGCAGGGCCTAAGAAGGCCTGCTGAGGTTGGATGGCTTTGAGTCAGAGGACAGCTGGGTAATGGAGGCAGTGACACGGGGCAGTCTCTCCCTGTTCTGAGGAGGGCCGGGCCCCAGCTGCAGTTCTTCCTTCCCTGTGAGCTTGGACACACCAGCCTTAAACCAGGCGtgtgaaggagggagggagggagggagggagcagggagcagCAATTCACATCTGGACCATTCTTAGCACAGGAAGCCACTAATTAAAGATGTTATATAGAAAACtacatgtaaaaaagaaaaaaaaaaaagaaatataaaacccAAACCAACCAAATAAATCAAGAGGCAGGCAGGAAAACAGCAGGGGGGGCTGAGTTAAACCCGATTTGCTGCTTcggaagccccctcccaccccatgccTGGGCTGGATCTTGTTTCTAGAAGTTAGAGTGAGAAGACTGGAAATCTTGTTTTGTTATCttgcttttcctctctttttctggcctttcctttcctttctcttttctgtggTCTTGGGTGCTCCTGGCCTCGCGGGCAGGTAGGTGGTCAGTTGGCCAGCACGACGGGCTGGAATGGCTGGCTGGGATACTGCATGGTATTCAGGTTGTAGCTGAGGCCTTCCACGAAGGGTGTCTTCTCCAGAAAGAGGCTGTTGGCACCCCCACCAAACACCTGGGCCACGTCGAAGCTGCTGCTGTTGCAGGTGCCAGTGCTGCTGCCCCCAAAGGAGGCTGGGGAGCCACTGCCCGGGCCATCGGCCCCGTCAAAGAAGAGGCTGGGCGAGCCACCGCCATTGTACACGAACTCCTTGGCGTTGGGTGAGAGCTGGGACTGAGGGGCTGGGTTGGCGGTGATGAAGTTCAGTGAATGCAGGGACAGAGAGAGGCTCTTCTGCTTCAGCAGGCTGTTGGTGGGAGAGCGGGCCAGGCGAGGCTGCTGTTGTGGGGGCTGCGGGCCGCCTGCACCCCCGctggccaccccaccccctcctgcGGCCCCACCCCCCTTCTTCATCTTGGTGGAGCCAAACTTGGTGGCTGCAAAGGAGGCGGTGGTAAAAGTGATGGGTTGGGCCGAGCGGGGGATGAAGGTGGGGCTGGGCGACTGACCAAAGGACGGGGACGGGGAGTTGGACAGGGAGCTGTCCTGGCTGCCAATGGGCACGAAGACCTGGGCGTCAGGGTTGAAGCTGCTCTTGATCTCCTTGTCCAGCTCGGGGGCAACACAGCCCTCACTGTCATCCacatacagcactttcacagccccCTTCTCACCAATCTGGTAGGACACCTCGAAAGGGTCGATCCAGACGCTCAGCTCCTCGGGCACGTTGGCCCGCACGTCCTCCACCGCTAGGCCACTCCGCTTGGCGGCCAGCTCCACCACGGGGTCCACTATCTCACCGATGTGGACACAGCGGAAGCCAGAGCCCTTCAGCGGCTTGTCGGGGTACCAGTGgccttcatatttctttttcaagaGTCGCTCGAGCTCCTCGCCAAACAGGTCTGCCCGGCGCCGCGGCAGCTTGTTGTACAGGTAGGAGATGATGAAGTTCAGGGCTACTTTGATCTCCAGCTGCATGGTCCTCTCCTAGGCAGAGAATCAGCGCAGGTACGTGCACAAGTCGAGGGGAGTGGTAGGAAACGTAAGGTGGGCAGTCTTGGGCTCCAGACAACtctgagaaatgaaaaagaaaggcttCGTGAGTAGATATGCAGAAAGCCAGGGGAGTGGGGGTGCACGACATGAAAGACAGAAAAGCACCAACTTTGGAACAGAGACCCAGGGTCCCATTTCTGCTCCACTAGTGACAGGCTTGTTGTGAGACTGTGGGTAGGTCACTTTCTTCTGAGCCTTCCTTTTATCAGTAACATGATATTTTAGGaggcacttgataaatattttaagtaattctAAAGAAATAGGGGTGCTGTAGTTTCCACTATTTTGAGAATTCAGGTCACTCTGagtgacaccaaaaaaaaaaaaaaaaacccgaaaaACTGAGCTCCTAAATCAGGAGAGGGGAAGGTTCTTACTAACTGGTTCCCGCAGTGTCTTGGGGAAGTTGTATTCCCAGACTGTCACAGGTCACGACAGGAGTTTAGACTCTTCATTTCTCCCCCTTAAATGAAAAGTGATACGGGTCCCTGAACAGGAAGTAGCACCGCCAGCATTTCATGGGAGGCTGGGATTCCAGTCACATCCCATTTGCTATCCTGGGTTCCCTGGGTGTGTATGTGCTCTGGTTCACTCGGCATTTgcagaactgattttttttttttgcagaacatGTAACCAAGGTATGCATTTCCATCCAGACAAATCTCCAAGAACAGAGACTAGTGCACAATTCCCCCCCAAAAAGCCAAGACCTatcacagacacacagaccaacATGGGAACTGCTGACTAGGGGCTGCCCTAGGGaagcagaggaaaggagaggggagCAAGCCTTTTAGGCGAACAAAGCCTCAGGAGCAGTACTGGCATGGCCTCAGGGAAATCTCTGCAGTTTCTGGGTGTGATGAGGGGGGTGCAGAGAGAAGAAATTTTCCATCACCCTACAGCCTCCAGCTGGGGACCCATCATCACTCAGCCTCCCAGGGACTGTCTGACCACCTGTCCTTGGCACTGGACCAGATTTATCAAGTGTTTGGAGATCCCTGGAGAGGAGGCAGCCCAACATAAACACTCAGCTTGTTATTTTGGGATTCTCTCACAGCCAGATCCACAGAGGTCAGAAAGGTTTATTCCTGAGGTCTGGGCCAGCCTCATTTCTCAGGAAGACGATCTGTGAGGTCCTGAGAGCAGTGATCCTAATCGGCTCGCTTTCTCCACAAGGGCAGATCCAGGCTCCTACTGTGGGAGACCTGAACTGAAAAGGGCCATCTTTGAGGCCGAAAGAACCATAACATGTCCCCCGCCAGATTCCTGGGTGCAACTGTGCTGCTGAGCTCAGCCCAGAGACAAGACTCATTCACGACCAGGGACAGGCGTCTTCTGTCCCTGGAGCTGGATTTCTGACTAAAATCCCTTTGGGATCCAGCACAAAGTATCCAGGTAGTCACTCTAGGCTTGAGGATCTCAAGCTTTCTGAACACCTGTCCCAGTTCACTACACAGCAATTGTATGGTCTGCGCCCATGGTTCCCTAGGGGCACTTTAAGGAATGAACTCTCAGGCAAAGCTCTGAGGTGAGTATCAGAGAAAACACACTGGGTCAATATGGAGTATCTGATGACACTGGCTAAGTCTATGTCACCCTCATCTCAGGTCTGAGAGGTCACGGGCAGCATCAAAATTAATGCTACGAGCGAGGCCTTTCCAGAGCCCTCCACAGGGAGGCTCAGGACGCAGGAGACCCTTGTCTTCCCCTCTGTTCTGGCCTCCAATACAGACTTAATCTCCATATGTCTTCAGATTTCTATTCATGGTCACCAAAAATTAATTCCACAGTCCTTCTAGGTTTAAAGAGAAGAATGGTAAAGATAAGCAGCCTTCTGTGTATGAGGACTGGCTTCACCATCAAATGCAAAGCTAGCCACCAGACTATGCCCCCCCACTCTCCCAAGCATGGAGGTCTGTAAGGGCCACAGTGGCCCACTAGGAGTGTCCAACACATAGGAAACTAAAGAGCTGTGAAGAAAGTTGGCACTGATTCCCAAGAACGGGCCTGGAGTTAAAGACAGTGTCGTCAAAGTATTTTCGAAAAGGAGACCTTGAACATGATATATGACACTTCTCCCAAGGCACCATATGGCCTCTTGGTATGCCACACGGTCCAAAAGGGCTCCTCTACCCGTCTATGCCTTCTCAAACTCTGCT is a window of Muntiacus reevesi chromosome 1, mMunRee1.1, whole genome shotgun sequence DNA encoding:
- the TOB2 gene encoding protein Tob2, with the translated sequence MQLEIKVALNFIISYLYNKLPRRRADLFGEELERLLKKKYEGHWYPDKPLKGSGFRCVHIGEIVDPVVELAAKRSGLAVEDVRANVPEELSVWIDPFEVSYQIGEKGAVKVLYVDDSEGCVAPELDKEIKSSFNPDAQVFVPIGSQDSSLSNSPSPSFGQSPSPTFIPRSAQPITFTTASFAATKFGSTKMKKGGGAAGGGGVASGGAGGPQPPQQQPRLARSPTNSLLKQKSLSLSLHSLNFITANPAPQSQLSPNAKEFVYNGGGSPSLFFDGADGPGSGSPASFGGSSTGTCNSSSFDVAQVFGGGANSLFLEKTPFVEGLSYNLNTMQYPSQPFQPVVLAN